Proteins from a genomic interval of Arachis hypogaea cultivar Tifrunner chromosome 10, arahy.Tifrunner.gnm2.J5K5, whole genome shotgun sequence:
- the LOC140175701 gene encoding uncharacterized protein, whose translation MKHERSWQLKSCNNKHNCSRELKIRIMHAKWLSKVFLNKIAENPKIKLTTLMRKAYTKWNVELTKSKASRVRQFALDKLEGTYVEQYRRLYDYCHEILRTNPGSSVHLKVQRPPEFASERPVSGVDLRPRFERIYVMLDACRRSFMACRPMIGLDRCFLKTPYGGWLLTAMCWDPNDQILPIAYTVVKAETKDSWTWFLQHLCDDLGLDKIKTCTFMSDQ comes from the coding sequence ATGAAGCATGAGCGAAGTTGGCAGTTGAAGAGTTGCAACAACAAGCACAATTGCTCTAGGGAATTGAAGATTAGAATCATGCATGCAAAGTGGCTAAGTAAGGTTTTCTTGAACAAAATTGCTGAGAACCCCAAGATTAAGTTAACCACATTAATGAGGAAAGCATACACAAAATGGAATGTGGAGTTGACCAAATCTAAGGCCTCTAGGGTCAGACAGTTTGCTCTGGATAAGTTGGAGGGCACATATGTGGAGCAGTACAGAAGATTGTACGACTACTGTCATGAGATACTAAGGACCAACCCTGGGTCATCAGTGCATCTGAAAGTTCAGAGGCCTCCTGAGTTTGCTTCTGAGAGACCAGTGTCAGGGGTAGATTTAAGACCCAGGTTTGAGAGGATCTATGTGATGTTGGATGCTTGTAGGAGGAGTTTTATGGCTTGTAGGCCAATGATTGGGTTGGACAGGTGTTTTCTGAAAACACCTTATGGAGGTTGGCTCCTGACTGCAATGTGTTGGGACCCAAACGATCAAATCCTGCCAATAGCATATACAGTTGTGAAAGCTGAAACTAAGGACTCATGGACATGGTTTCTACAGCACCTATGTGATGACCTGGGACTTGACAAAATCAAGACCTGCACCTTCATGTCTGACCAATAG